ACCGTCTTTTTGGATGTAAACAGGCAATATTTCGTACTTATTAGCATTTTGCTCTGCACTCAGCGCTTTTGCGATCGCCCTTGCTGAACTAATCGAAACTTCATGTTCCCCAGAACGACCGCCAAATAGCAACCCCACCCGCAGTTTAGTCATCTTCAGTACCTCTTAGCTCAGTCTCGCAGATAGCGTATCATAACCTGCTCAAAAATCTTGATTGGTCAAGAGTCAAGAGTCAAGAGTCAAAAGGCAGTCTTCTTCAGAATTGTCCTAGAATCTCAACAGGAATAATTGTCTGTGCTTGACAAATCCTGTTAATATGCCTGGATGTCACACACAAAACATCACCTCCAGAAAAAACTCGGTTGGTCTTTGGATGAGCGAGATCCAAGATTCATCGAATTGATCTTGCCACTAGTTGGGTGGTTCTATGACCACTATTTTCGAGTTCAAACTAGTGGTTGGGAGCATATCCCACCCCAAGAGAAAGTTTTATTTGTTGGTTCTCACAATGGTGGACTAGCTGCTCCTGATATGGTGATGATGATGTATGACTGGTTTCGGCGTTTTGGTGTGGAGAGGCCAGTCTACGGTTTGATGCATCCCACAGTTTGGCAGGTCAGCCCACCAATAGCACAACTAGTAGCCAAAGCGGGCGCAATCATTGCTCATCCCAAAATGGCTTATGCTGCTTTGCGCTCTGGAGCTAGCGTACTGGTATATCCTGGTGGCGCTGAAGATGTCTTTAGACCGTATTGTTTGCGTAACAAAATCTATTTTGCCGGACGACAAGGATTTATTAAGCTAGCGCTGCGAGAGCGAGTACCGATTGTACCTGTAATTTCCTCTGGTGCCCACGATACGCTGGTTGTGCTGACTGAATGCTATGAAATTGTACAGCAACTCCACAAATGGGGGATGCCTTGGTTATTTGGAATCGATCCTGTAGTATTTCCGATATATTTAGGCTTACCTTGGGGATTATCGCTCGGCCCGTTGCCTAACATTCCTTTTCCTGTAACTATTCACACGCGGGTTTGTCCGCCGATTAAGTTTGAACATTATGGCAGAGAGGCAGCGTGCGATCGCGAGTATGTTAATGAATGTTATGAGTTAGTGGTTAATCAGATGCAGCAAGAGTTAGACCAGTTAGTCAAGCTCAGTGCTAAGTCATAAAAATTATCGTAACTGTTAAATCTATTTCCCGATTGCGCCACGAATTTATCCTGCAATTGATTGCGGATTATCTACTGAAAATCGAAACATTCCGGTAAAATAACTTGGCAGCTTTGCAAGGAGCGAGGAATCATGGCAGAAGCGCAGATTGGGATTATTGGCGGTAGTGGTCTATACAAGATGGATGCACTCAAAGATCTAGAAGAAGTGCAGGTACAAACGCCATTTGGTTCGCCTTCCGATGCTTTAATTGTGGGTACATTAGATAGGACACGAGTAGTATTTCTGGCTCGCCACGGTCGCAATCACACGCTATTGCCATCAGAATTGCCATTCCGCGCCAATATCTATGCAATGAAGCAATTGGGCGTGCAGTATTTAATTTCAGCTAGTGCGGTGGGTTCGCTGAAAGCAGAAGCTAAACCACTGGATATGGTGGTTCCAGATCAATTTATTGACAGAACAAAAAATCGAATTTCAACGTTTTTTGGCGAAGGAATTGTGGCTCATATTGCCTTTGGCGATCCGGTTTGTCACAATTTGGCTGGTGTTTTAGCAGATGCGATCGCATCTTTAAATTTACCAGAAGTAACTCTGCATCGTGGTGGCACTTATGTATGCATGGAAGGGCCAGCATTTTCCACCAAAGCGGAATCGAATCTTTATCGCAGTTGGGGTGCAACAGTGATTGGGATGACAAATTTACCAGAGGCGAAGTTAGCTAGAGAAGCAGAAATTGCCTATGCAACTTTAGCATTAGTTACAGATTACGATTGTTGGCATCCAGACCACGATAGCGTCACAGTAGAAATGGTAATTGGTAATTTACAGCGCAATGCAGTGAATGCACAAAAGGTAATTCAAGAAACTGTGCGCCGCTTGAGTGAAAATCCGCCTCCTAGCGATGCACATTCGGCGTTGAAATATGCTATTTTGACTCAGTTGGATAAAGCACCAACAGCAACAAAAGAAAAATTGAAGTTGTTATTGCAAAAATATTTGTAGACTTATTCATAACTAGGTGATGAGTGAGAAGAGTATCCCATTTTTTGAAACACGAAGAGCTTTGATGAAACCTCTATGTTTAAACATTCAATCAAAAATTAGGGATGCTCTCAATAAACGAACCGCAGAGACACAGAGGAGGGCAGTTGCGTGGGCGGGTTTCCCGACTTGAGCAAACTGCCTGTGACCCAGAGAATAATTGGGTTGTAGGCTATGCGAATTTAACCCTCAAGCAATTTTTGAAAGCGCTCATCTGCGCGAATCGCTTCAAAATCCGAATTAGTTTTTGCTAATTTTCGATGTTGATCGCCTCTTAATTTAATTGCTTGGGTGAGATTTTTAATTGCTAACTCAGTGTCTCCTTGTAGCGTGTAACAACGAGCTATATGAAACCAAGCCCAGTGAAAGTCAGGCTGAAGTTTTAAAGTTTGTTCGTAACTGCTAATTGCATCAGCATATTTTTGTAAGTTTCTTAAGCAATTACCGCAGCCAAACCAAGCTATATAGTGATCTGATTGGATACTAATTGCTTGTTCGTAAGATAGTAAAGCTTCTGAATAACGTCCTAATTTTCTTAGCGTCCAACCTTTATTTACCCATGCTATATAAGAATCAGGTTCTCTTTGAGTGACTTTCTCATAGCAGCCTAAAGCATCTTCATAACGACCTTCAAAAAATAAAGCATCTCCTTGTTTAAGGTAATCATTAGCAGTAAAAAATAAGCGAGGATTTTCTGATTTTAAAATTTCTAGTTGGGTGGTCAAATCTTGAATTTTTTGTTGAATTTCGGGATGAAGATAATCTTGTGTTAAGGAAGGTGAAGGCGTGAGTCCAGATAGCTGTTGCAAAATTTGCTCTTTTTGGCTTTGTGCATCTAAATATAAATTATTCAATTGAGATAATTGACTTAAAAAGTCAGATTTTAATACTTCTAATTCTTGTTTAAAAGCTGCTGTCTGATTTTTTAATTCTGCGGCTACTTCTTTTTCCAGTTGCTTTTCTACTTCTTCTTCTAAGCGTTTTTTGGTTTCGGCGACTACTTCACTAATTACACTGCGACGCAATAACCAAACACCAGCCGCCGCTAAAATGGGCAGCATGGTCAGTACGACTAGCAAAATATTGAGTAAGGCTGTAGTGTGATTAAAAGCACGGTCAACTTCCTCTTGCACCCGATCGTCTATTTCTAATTTTTCCCGATCTGTTAACGTCGGACTGGAAGTTGCTTGTGTGTAGGCTACTGGTGTTTGACTTGCTTGGGGCGCAGCTATGGCACTAGTGGCATTTAGGAAAATGAGTAAAACTGCTAACGCAATGTGATTCTCGATCTTCATGAAATCTGGCTAAGTGTAAACTCAGAATCTATAGTAATCTACACAACCAAGTTACTATATTCCGTGTTTAAGCTACTTGAAAATTAAAGCTGAGAGTTGCCCAATTATTCACATCCAACACATAGGAGTCAGCAGGTGTAGCGTTAATCTCTGCTTTTATTGGACTAGCGTTATGTAAATCTTGGAGTATGGCTTGGGCAACTTCTAAAGGGTTTAATAACGGGCCGATAGGTTGCTGATCTGTTGTGCTGTTCTTAGCGGTTTCCAAGGTGGTGAGGGTTTCATTAAAGGGAGTAGTGCTAAAAATCAGTTGGTGTTCGCATTCATAAGCTGGCCCCGCAATCACCCATTCAGAAGCGGCAGCGCTTTGTGGTAAGGTAAATGTTTCACCTGGGGCGATGACCAGTTGTTTAACTAAGGGTGTGGTTTGGGAAGTATCGGTTTGGGGCGGAGTTTGCCAAGGATAAAATGCGATCGCACTCCTGCTATTTTTTAATCCTAGTAAGATGAAATATACCGGGCGATCGCCCAGATTTTGCAAGCGGTATTGCATCCGGCTACCAATCGGTACAGTAATAGTGCTAAGTGACTTGTTAGTTTGAGTTTCTGCACCGAGAGTCCGCATAGTTTCTCGTTGAATGACCGCGCGAGGCGATATGCTGTTAACAATCTCTAGGGTTGCTTTAATTGCCAAGCGGGAAGAACCTTCATTTTCTGTAAGACGCCATAACTTAGCCGCTAATAAAGTAGGTAATTTTGGCGCTAACCTTTGAACTGCAACTTTAACTGCTTCTCCTACTTCCCCAGCAGTGTTGAGAATAGGATCGCCGCCAATCGAAAATAAACCGTAGCGAGTCGGAGTTTGCAACAGTTTGCTAAACAGATAATCAGCTGGTTGTTCTCCTGCAACTACAGTGGAAACATGGGAAACTGTCGCAAAAGCACTAGTAGCGTCTACTCGTTCAATTCTTTCTAATCCAGTATCCAGTCCGACTATTAAATTGATATTGCGGGGTAAAACTCGTACTGTTTCTTGGACGAGTTGCCCGACCTGTAAACGAGTAGTAGTATCAAAACTGGAAAGCTGTGCTTTTGCGGTTAACCCAGTACGCGATCGCAATACTAACTGTTCGCCGCTAACTAAGCTGAGTCGGGAGTTAACGCCGTAGTATTCTAATACTTGTGGTGGTAATCCCGCTAACCACAGACTAACTGTTTTCCCATCCTCTTCTGTGGCTATTATTGCGCCCTCACCGCCAACTGGGCTATCGGGAAGAAAACGATCTGTTAATAAGGGATTTTTCTTACTACTTAATAAAGCTGGCTGCTGCTTGCTACCCAGCTTCCGCATCGAACTTTCTACTTGAGACAGACTTACTTGAATTGTCTTTGCGGGGATAGCTTCCCATAAATATTGAGTCAAAGCGTAGGTAAATAACCCAGCGCTAAAACCAGATAGCAGCACTTCTCTAGCTGATTGCTTCGGATCTAGCGTTGCTGTTAATAACAGCGGTGGCGTCAGTTCTCCTTTACTCGATAAATTTTGCGTTTTCAGTTGTTTGAGAAATTCTAGTTCTGCTGACGCTAACTCCGTATCTACTAATTCTGAACGGGCACGAACTCGCAATCCTGGTGGCTGAATTGTCGGAGCATAGTAACTAGTATCTAATACTGCGGTGACACGATCTGTAGGGAGCGATCGCAACAATAACAGTAGAGTTTCTTCTAATAAATAATTGACATTTTGATTATTTTGTATATCTGCTGATACTAGCGCATTTTGTACCGTGTCAGTTCCTAATTTAATCCGCGTACCATAGCCGCTAAAGTGAAAGACTACAACATCTCCAGGTCTAGCTTGCTTACCCAGATGTTCTGAAAAAGCCGCTTCGATAAATTCCCGGCTAGCTTGTTCCTCTGTTAACGTCAGGATATTGGCGGCTGAAAAACCAAAGCGATATATCAACAGTTCTTTTTGTAGTTCTACATCTGTCAAGCAACCGCTGAGGTTAGAATTTTGTCCGTATTGATTAATACCTATTAATAAAGCAAATTTACGCGGATTAGGTTGGGCTAAAGCTTGGTAATAGCGATTTCCCAAAGTCAACCACTCAGCCTCAGTTACGCCCAAAACTGCGAGTATTGAACCAATTCGTTGTAAAAAAGTCCGACGCTTCATAAATTCGCTATCAGCCCTCAGCCCATCAGCATAACAGCTTAAAGGGCTGAAGCCTGTAGTGTAAAGTTAAGGTGGGTACAATTCTTGAGTGTTCTAAGCTAATACTTGCACTTTCATTGCCCTTGCCAACTCCGCCGCTACCTCAGGACGAGAAAATTCTGGGGGAGGTAATTCACCCCGACGCAGCATTTCCCGAACTTTGGTTCCCGACAGATGAACCCGTTCCTCTGGTCTACTAGGGCTAGTTTTAGTTGTCGCCATTTGTTTGGTGCGCGTACAGTAAAATGCGTGTTCAAACTTCATTGGCACAATACCCAATTCACTTGGCTCAAACTCATCAAAGATATATTGAGCATCATAAGTGCCATAGTAGTCGCCTACACCAGCGTGATCGCGTCCCACAATAAAATGAGTGCAACCGTAGTTCTTGCGGACTAAAGCATGGAAAATTGCCTCCCGTGGACCAGCATAACGCATTGCCGCCGGATTAATTGCCAAAATCACTCTGTCTAAAGGATAGTAGTGTTCCAGCAAAATCTCATAGCAGCGCATCCGCACATCAGCAGCGATGTCATCTTCTTTAGTTGCCCCTACCAATGGGTGCAAAAATAAACCATCTACAGTTTCTAAAGCGCACTTTTGAATATATTCATGGGCGCGATGGATGGGGTTGCGAGTTTGAAAACCAACGATTGTTTTCCAGCCCTTGGTTCTGAACATTTGCCGAGATGCGGCAGGATCGATTTGGTAGGCGGGGAAATAAGGATGGGGATCGCGTTTCAACAGCCAGATATCGCCTGCAAGATGTATCGGCTCCTGGTTATAGAGTACTTTTACCCCAGGATGTTTAGCATCATCAGTGCGATAGACATTAATTGCTTCGCGGGTTTTATCGTAGCGATATTTCTGCGTTAGCTGTAAAACCCCTATATATTCGCCTTTAGGGTTATCTAGACGGATCAAGCCGCCTTCTTTGAGGGGGGAAGCTACTTCTTCGGCTACCGACAGTGTAATGGGAATTGACCACACCAGACCGTTAGCTAGGCGCATTTCTGTCACCACGCGATCGTAGTCTTCTTGGTTCATAAAACCTTTGAGTGGACTAAAACCGCCGATCGCAATCATCTCTAAATCAGAAACGGCGCGTTCGTCAAGTTGCACTCTTGGCAAAAACTCAGCTTTGGAGAGAAACTCTTCTCTTTGTTCCGGCGTGGCGATGCGATTAACCAATTGTCCACCGTGCGGCGCAATAGCATCTGAATGGTAACTCAACGTAATCCCCTCTTTGCGTTCAGGTAATTGTTTCAAACTATGTACTAACTTATCAAAATGCTGGTACAGAGAGAAAAAGAGTTTGAAGAATGGTGCATAAAGAATAAGTTACCCTGAAGCTAATGCACCTTACAGCCTAGGAATTATGACTGCGGTATCCCCTGTGGTTAAACCTGTTAGCCTGATGCGGCTAGCGCCTGGTAGTGTTGTGACTATTGACGATGTGAGTTGGGAAGAATTTGAGTCCATCTTACAAGAACTAGGACAAAAGCGATCGCTGCGAGTTGCTTACAGCAATTCTACTTTAGAAATTATGGTTCCTCTACCCGAACACGAAAAGCCAAAAGACTTAATTTCTGATATTGTCAAAATTTTACTTAAGAAGTTAGGCAAAAGATATGAACCTTTTGGTTCAACTACATTTAAGCGAGAAAATTCAGCAGGAGTAGAACCAGATGCTTGCTTTTATATCGAGAATTATCAAAGAATGATTGGTAAGCGCAGACTAGAACCTGACGATCCGCCTCCCGATTTAGCAATTGAAACAGATGTCACCTCGAAAACAACTCTTGATGCTTACGAAGCGATCGCTGTTCCAGAATTATGGATTTATAATGGCAAAAATCTCTCTATTTATCTGCTTCAAGATGGGCGTTATATTCAATTTGATCGTAGTCCAACCTTTCCTAATATCCCTTTAACTCAGATAATTCCCGCTACTGTAGAACGGGCTTGGCAAATAGGAAGCGTGCAAGCTATAGAAGAGTTTGAGAACGAGATTAACTCAACTTATTTCTGATATGTTTGACCCTGTAAAGTATGCTCAACAACCAACAGATGCAAAACAGGACAATGAGTTACTGAAGTGGATTCATCAACTTGATGAAGAGCATAAATTTACCTTTGTTTGGCGGGTGTTAAACATAAATGCTTGGAAAGGATGCAAATTAGCAAAGCGATCGCAACTCAAGCCAATTTTTTTAGAAGTGATTCTGGAGAAAGGGTTGGTTTACGGGGATGCAAGTTCGGTTAGATGGTGGATTGAAGCAGTTATATATGGTTTAGGTCATCGCCGCGTACTAAACATTATCAAAGCACATATTGATATTGCGCCATTGAGCGTACATAAAACACTTTATTGGCTACCTATGCTTTATAAAGACCAATCTAAAGAACTTCAAAATGAAATGCGATCGCTTGAGATTGAGTTTGAGGAAAAATATCCCAACTATCAGCCATCTAAAAGTATAGGAAATCATGCTTAACACTCTGGTTTGTGTCTCAACATGAGTTAATTTTACCTACAATAAAATCATCTCTATTCTGGTGTCAGCAATCAAAATTTATGACTGAAGATCAATATCGCATCAATCGTAATATGCGTCTAGCAGTCAGCGCCCTTTTGGAAACTGTAACGCAGCATCAACTTAATTTTGAGTCCATACAGCGTAATTTTGAAACAACTAACCATAGATTGGAGAGGATCTTCACACAAATCAGAGACATCCGTACAGATATGTTGCAAATGCAATCAGAGATTCGGGGTTTACAAACAGAAAATAGCCGCATTCTCGATATTTTACAAAATCGCAACCCTGAAGATGATTCCTTTACCTAGCTACCAGAACAACAAGATACCCGACTTCTTCAATAAGTCGGGTCTCTAAGGTTTATTAACTAAATTGTTCGATAATTCCACCACCTAAGACTTTATCCCCTTCGTACCACACCGCAGCTTGTCCGGGGGTGATGCTGAACTGGGGTTCATCAAACACCAAGCGCACGCGGGAGTTTTCCAGAGGAATTACTGTCACTGGTGTGGGATGGGAACGATAGCGAATTTGGACTTCTGCATGAATTGGGGTGGATGGTTCAGCGATAGAAACCCAATTTACGCGATTGACGGTGCATTCTGGTTGAGTTGCCTTAGTGCGATCGCCTACTATCACTTTATTATTCACCGCATCTAATTCAATCACATACAATGGTTCGGGTGCAGCAATCCCCAAGCCTTTACGCTGTCCAATCGTGTAATGATGGACACCATCATGTTGACCTAAAACTTTCCCCGAAGTATCGACAATATCGCCTTTTTTGGGGGCGAGATACTTATCGAGAAATGCCCGCATCGAACCGTTACTTTCCACTAGGCACAAGTCTTGGCTTTCTGGTTTATCGGCAGTTGCGAGTCCGTATTCAGCAGCGATGCGCCGCGTGTCAGCTTTTTGTAATTCGCCTAGGGGAAATACGGAAGCTGCAAGTAAATCCTGCGACAAATCATAGAGGAAGTAGGACTGGTCTTTATTACGGTCAACCGCCCTTAACAATTGATAGCGTCCAGTAGCTTCGTCATAGCTAATTCTGGCATAATGACCCGTAGCAATGCGATCGCATCCCAATTGTTCGCGCGCATACTGCACCATTGGCCCAAATTTCACAGTTTTGTTACACTGCGAGCAAGGTAAAGGTGTGATCCCAGCACTATAACCAGTCACTAAGTAATCGACAATATTTGTTTGAAAGACATCGCGAATATCAACAACTTGATGGGGAATTCCCAATTGTTCGCAGATATTAGCCGCGTCGATCATTCCTTCAGAGCAACACTGACCTTTGCCTTTCATCAGCCAAAGGGTCAAACCAACAACTTCATAGCCCTGATTGTGTAGTATGGCAGCGGCGGTGGAACTGTCAACGCCACCGGAAAGACCAACGACGACTTTTTTCATATCCTTAAAAATTATTGTTAGGCTAGTGGCTTCTCCTGAAGCTAATGCTAAACATCAAACGCAGGTTTTGAGCTATTAAAATTCATGGCGTGCAGCCCAATCGTCACGATTGTAGCATATATATCTTCAAACCCTTGCTAGATAAGCACTTCAGCATGAATTTCTGTGATGAAATTGCATCAATATCTGAACTGTCAGTAGTTAAGATATAAGATTTTAGCAAGACCTATGCAATGCCACTCAGCCCGATGGACTCATTCTAAGTTAACACTTATATAGGTGCTACAACAGACAGCTCTATTAGTTCCAAGAAGGAAATTGTCGAGAACTCCTGTTACTACTATGTCCAGACCAATACCAGATCTACCGATCGCATTTCCAATTGTCCCTTTTTTCCTGGGAGGATGCTTGGCGTTGCTCCCCGACTCTACCCCAGCACAAGCACAAGTTACCAAGAGTGGCTTTTTATTGGCAGAACGAACAGTGGTTAACAGCTTACCACCACCGCCAGTTCTCCAAACCATTCCTAACAATCAGCAGACACAAACAACAGTTTGGAAATCATATAATCAAGATTTTCAGTCTCCCCCAAGAGTGAGGGTTAATCAATATAAACAAAACTTTAGACCTTACCAAACAATACAAGCTAATTCTTATAACTGGAGCGCCGAACGTTACATAGTCTACGTTGATGGCAATGATTACCAGCAGTTGCAACGCGTACGCCAATTGGAAAGTAGTGCTTATATCCGGAATTACAATGGTCGTGCGGTAATTCAGTCAGGATCTTTTAGTAAACCAGTTAACGCCCAACAACGAGTTCGAGAACTAGAGTTAAGTGGTATCTATGGGGCGCGAATTGTCAGAGCTTCTAGCGGGCAGCAAGTAGGCTATACTTCTAGCTCAAACTACGTTGCTAGCAATAGAAATCCTAGACAGCAAAGATCTAGTTATTACTATGTAATTATTCCAGCTAAATCCCAAGATTTGTCGGCTATTGCCAGTCGCATTCGCCAAAATTCTGGACGCTATGACATTGTAGTTGAAAGACAAAAACCACTAGGCCCCCATGTCGCTATAGGAGCTTTTGGTCAGCGTTCTGATGCTGAACGATGGAACGATTATGTGCGCAAATTGGGATATGGTAACGCCAGAGTTTACTATGGCAAGTAAAGAGTTCTGAGTGCTGGGTGAAAAGCGAGGTCTGAACAAACTTTTTTGGTGATTTCCAAGAAGAATTTTACCAGATTGAAAATTGATAATTCATCACTCAGGACTCTAGGCTCATGACTCAGCTTCAGCACAGAGAAGAAATTTCTCACTTTGTAGTTACCGCAGCGCAGATGCGGGAGATTGAAGACAGAATATTTGCCGCAGGAATGCCTGTAGTTGCTTTAATGGAAAAGGTGGCGGGGCTTATCGCCCGTCGCCTTCAAGCGATGATTCCTCAAGAAAAATCTTGTGTGGGGGTTTTAGTCGGGCCGGGACATAATGGCGGTGATGCTTTAGTAGTAGCTCGGGAATTACATTTTCAGGGATATAAAGTTTGGATTTATAATCCTTTTACTAAACTCAAGGAATTAACTGCCCAGCATTTGCAATATGCTCAGAGTTTGGGGATACCTTGTTATGAAGATATTGAGCATTTACCAGATTGTGATGTCTTAGTTGATGGCTTATTTGGTTTTGGTTTAGAAAAAAACCTGACAGATGCGATCGCTTCTGCAATTAATCAACTAAATTCATGGAAACAGCCAATTTTTAGTATTGATTTACCTTCCGGCTTACATACTGATACAGGCGAAGTTTTAGGAACGGCGATTCGCGCTACTCATACATTTTGCCTGGGTTTGTGGAAACTAG
The genomic region above belongs to Calothrix sp. NIES-2098 and contains:
- a CDS encoding peptidase C14 caspase catalytic subunit p20; this encodes MKRRTFLQRIGSILAVLGVTEAEWLTLGNRYYQALAQPNPRKFALLIGINQYGQNSNLSGCLTDVELQKELLIYRFGFSAANILTLTEEQASREFIEAAFSEHLGKQARPGDVVVFHFSGYGTRIKLGTDTVQNALVSADIQNNQNVNYLLEETLLLLLRSLPTDRVTAVLDTSYYAPTIQPPGLRVRARSELVDTELASAELEFLKQLKTQNLSSKGELTPPLLLTATLDPKQSAREVLLSGFSAGLFTYALTQYLWEAIPAKTIQVSLSQVESSMRKLGSKQQPALLSSKKNPLLTDRFLPDSPVGGEGAIIATEEDGKTVSLWLAGLPPQVLEYYGVNSRLSLVSGEQLVLRSRTGLTAKAQLSSFDTTTRLQVGQLVQETVRVLPRNINLIVGLDTGLERIERVDATSAFATVSHVSTVVAGEQPADYLFSKLLQTPTRYGLFSIGGDPILNTAGEVGEAVKVAVQRLAPKLPTLLAAKLWRLTENEGSSRLAIKATLEIVNSISPRAVIQRETMRTLGAETQTNKSLSTITVPIGSRMQYRLQNLGDRPVYFILLGLKNSRSAIAFYPWQTPPQTDTSQTTPLVKQLVIAPGETFTLPQSAAASEWVIAGPAYECEHQLIFSTTPFNETLTTLETAKNSTTDQQPIGPLLNPLEVAQAILQDLHNASPIKAEINATPADSYVLDVNNWATLSFNFQVA
- the sat gene encoding sulfate adenylyltransferase: MSYHSDAIAPHGGQLVNRIATPEQREEFLSKAEFLPRVQLDERAVSDLEMIAIGGFSPLKGFMNQEDYDRVVTEMRLANGLVWSIPITLSVAEEVASPLKEGGLIRLDNPKGEYIGVLQLTQKYRYDKTREAINVYRTDDAKHPGVKVLYNQEPIHLAGDIWLLKRDPHPYFPAYQIDPAASRQMFRTKGWKTIVGFQTRNPIHRAHEYIQKCALETVDGLFLHPLVGATKEDDIAADVRMRCYEILLEHYYPLDRVILAINPAAMRYAGPREAIFHALVRKNYGCTHFIVGRDHAGVGDYYGTYDAQYIFDEFEPSELGIVPMKFEHAFYCTRTKQMATTKTSPSRPEERVHLSGTKVREMLRRGELPPPEFSRPEVAAELARAMKVQVLA
- a CDS encoding methylthioadenosine phosphorylase gives rise to the protein MAEAQIGIIGGSGLYKMDALKDLEEVQVQTPFGSPSDALIVGTLDRTRVVFLARHGRNHTLLPSELPFRANIYAMKQLGVQYLISASAVGSLKAEAKPLDMVVPDQFIDRTKNRISTFFGEGIVAHIAFGDPVCHNLAGVLADAIASLNLPEVTLHRGGTYVCMEGPAFSTKAESNLYRSWGATVIGMTNLPEAKLAREAEIAYATLALVTDYDCWHPDHDSVTVEMVIGNLQRNAVNAQKVIQETVRRLSENPPPSDAHSALKYAILTQLDKAPTATKEKLKLLLQKYL
- a CDS encoding tRNA (5-methylaminomethyl-2-thiouridylate)-methyltransferase; this encodes MKKVVVGLSGGVDSSTAAAILHNQGYEVVGLTLWLMKGKGQCCSEGMIDAANICEQLGIPHQVVDIRDVFQTNIVDYLVTGYSAGITPLPCSQCNKTVKFGPMVQYAREQLGCDRIATGHYARISYDEATGRYQLLRAVDRNKDQSYFLYDLSQDLLAASVFPLGELQKADTRRIAAEYGLATADKPESQDLCLVESNGSMRAFLDKYLAPKKGDIVDTSGKVLGQHDGVHHYTIGQRKGLGIAAPEPLYVIELDAVNNKVIVGDRTKATQPECTVNRVNWVSIAEPSTPIHAEVQIRYRSHPTPVTVIPLENSRVRLVFDEPQFSITPGQAAVWYEGDKVLGGGIIEQFS
- a CDS encoding TPR repeat-containing protein — translated: MKIENHIALAVLLIFLNATSAIAAPQASQTPVAYTQATSSPTLTDREKLEIDDRVQEEVDRAFNHTTALLNILLVVLTMLPILAAAGVWLLRRSVISEVVAETKKRLEEEVEKQLEKEVAAELKNQTAAFKQELEVLKSDFLSQLSQLNNLYLDAQSQKEQILQQLSGLTPSPSLTQDYLHPEIQQKIQDLTTQLEILKSENPRLFFTANDYLKQGDALFFEGRYEDALGCYEKVTQREPDSYIAWVNKGWTLRKLGRYSEALLSYEQAISIQSDHYIAWFGCGNCLRNLQKYADAISSYEQTLKLQPDFHWAWFHIARCYTLQGDTELAIKNLTQAIKLRGDQHRKLAKTNSDFEAIRADERFQKLLEG